TTTGGTACGCAAAATATCTACATCGAGAATTTCAGCCGAGTCATTTAGCTTAAGTTTAAACGACAGGGCATAAGAGTCATCATGCAGGCCGAGAGCAAAGGCATCGACTGCCGATTCTCCCAACATTCGGGATACGCCTTCAGGAATGTAAAGGGTCGCCCCCCGTTTCCTTGCATCCATATCGCTTTTGGAATCGGGTGTAATTATGTCGGCAGGGTTTGCAATGTGAATCCATAAGTTTTCTCCGTCAAAGCATACGGCATCGTCCGGATCGGTGCTGCCTTCGTTGTCGATTGCATAGGAGGTAAGATGAGTAAGGTCTTCGTATTTTTTGTTATGCTCGATAGGAGGCAATTCCAGCTTCGGAGAATTTAACGGATGCTTAAAGCGGGTGGGGTAGGGATTTTTTTCTATCTTCCAATAGCCCGTACTAATTAAAATCTTATGGGCCGATTCAGGAGTTTCTTTTAAGTGAGCCTCATTTAAAAGTTTTGACTTGTCGGTTTTTTCCAAGGCAAGAGCTTCTATTTCCTGCAAAAAGTGAGAATATTTTTTTAAGTCGAAATTTTCTTCCTTTTTTTCTTTTATAAATTTTGATAAGCTGCTTATAAATTCTTTCCGCTCTTGCTCTTCCGCTTGTTTTTCGGTTTCTTTTTTTAGTGCTGCAGCAGCTATGGACTCAGCTTCTTCTTTTGTTCTTATCTTAATCGGAAGGTCAGGGCTTTCTGCAATAAAAAGAGGGGAGGCCGATACTAAAAGCCAAGCCGCCCACATTTGTTCCGGATTTAAATTTTCCCAAACCAATTCGCTTATTTCAGAGAAGAGGGCTGTTCCTTCTTCAAAAAAGTCGGCGGCTTCATTAAAGTCAGGTTCGGGACAAGCTGCGGTCAAAATGTTTTTTAGCGATGAGGAGTTACTTGGAGCCAAAACGGAAAAATCTTTTTCGCGCACCTTTTTGATGCCCGTTTCCGTTTCTATTTCAAATTTTCCGTCAGCCTGTCCTTTTATAAGAGCCGGACGGTTTTTATATAAGACGATTGCATTTGTATTCATTTTTGTTCCTCAAAATAAGCCGCTTAGAATAAGCATGTTTAAAATAAGCTGCTTACAATAATTTTACAATTCAAGTTTTGTTATGGATATTTGCCTTATAAATCCGTTTAAATATAAAACCTGAATTTTGTTCGATTTATAAAAATAGTTTTCACAATCTCCTGCCGTATAAATCGGTTTACCGAAAAAACTTTCAAAAGATTTTTTTGTTTCTCCTACCCGTAAATCATTCGGTAATGATAAATTGGAATCTGCAAAAATCGAAATTTTTTCTATGTTATTGTTTGTTGCAGTTGAAATTGAAACCTCGGCATTTAAAAAATCGTAATACCACTTTTCAGAAAAATAATTATATTTTATTCCTGAAGGTTTACCCCAATATTCGATTAAATCATCTGTGGTATCTTCAAGCTTAATCTTTTTTAAAATTATAGGGTTGTATTTTTCCATAGAGAAAATTAAACTGCGTAATTGTTCGCGAGCCTTTAAGGCCTTTTCCGATTCACCTAAACCGAAAAGCATTCTTGCATAATTAAAGATAATAATTCTTTTATCTATTATAGTTCCTGAAATTAAAAAGAGC
The DNA window shown above is from Treponema denticola and carries:
- a CDS encoding ribonuclease catalytic domain-containing protein — its product is MNTNAIVLYKNRPALIKGQADGKFEIETETGIKKVREKDFSVLAPSNSSSLKNILTAACPEPDFNEAADFFEEGTALFSEISELVWENLNPEQMWAAWLLVSASPLFIAESPDLPIKIRTKEEAESIAAAALKKETEKQAEEQERKEFISSLSKFIKEKKEENFDLKKYSHFLQEIEALALEKTDKSKLLNEAHLKETPESAHKILISTGYWKIEKNPYPTRFKHPLNSPKLELPPIEHNKKYEDLTHLTSYAIDNEGSTDPDDAVCFDGENLWIHIANPADIITPDSKSDMDARKRGATLYIPEGVSRMLGESAVDAFALGLHDDSYALSFKLKLNDSAEILDVDILRTKIKVSCISFEKADEEKTSANLKPLFEIAEKNRKKREAAGAVSIDMPEVQIKVETDNDSQKVFISPYNFTESFLMIKEMMLLAGEAAARFAFKNNIPFQYVSQEAPELPKKLPEGLAGEYRKRKAMRPRNVGTIPAMHSALGMAMYSQITSPLRRYGDLVAHQQLLKFIDGNEVMKTDDLLMRIAAGDIAGKNCSYAERASRQHWTLIYLLQNPDWQGEAVILETIKNTARISIPSIGYETEMRLKKELSINERINVKAEDIDIPNLTVRFVQV